The Terriglobales bacterium genome includes a region encoding these proteins:
- the rseP gene encoding RIP metalloprotease RseP has product MLSYLLTNPVFDVIVMLGTLVFIHEFGHYAAAKLFGVRVEVFSLGFGKRLFGFRCGDTDYRVSVLPLGGYVKMSGENPMEASTGDPGEFMAHPRWQRFFIAIAGPAMNVLFSIAVLTGVYMVRYEHPFFLDQPATILSVQENSVAAKAGLQPNDRIVRVDGINNPTWEKVLDEMAISVGQPFRFDVQRGNQVLPKQVVIAGSEVPVFDQLGIAPDQPFKVTELEPDRPAIRAGIKIDDVIVAVDHAPSNSSHDLLDRLQQVKDQPVTVTVNRNGKLMDFKMTAELTDDNGQQRYRVGLRSDPMHADRLPFSAAFVKSLEWNKNASSLIIEVLQKLLRRQVSIRQMSGPIGIAQMSGKVAHEGFLPFIELMCLISLNLGIFNLLPIPILDGGLILLLLVEGVMRRDIRREVKERVYQAAFVFLIIFAAVVIYNDITKTALGKLLPHM; this is encoded by the coding sequence ATGCTTTCTTACTTACTCACTAACCCTGTCTTCGACGTGATCGTGATGTTGGGGACTTTGGTCTTCATCCATGAGTTCGGCCACTATGCCGCGGCCAAGCTCTTTGGCGTGCGCGTTGAGGTCTTCTCGCTTGGATTTGGCAAGCGTTTATTCGGCTTCCGCTGTGGCGATACCGATTATCGCGTAAGCGTGCTGCCTCTGGGAGGCTACGTGAAAATGTCGGGCGAGAACCCGATGGAGGCCAGCACCGGCGATCCCGGCGAGTTCATGGCGCATCCTCGGTGGCAGCGCTTCTTCATTGCAATTGCCGGGCCAGCGATGAACGTTCTATTCTCCATTGCCGTTCTCACCGGCGTGTACATGGTGCGCTATGAGCATCCATTTTTTCTTGATCAGCCGGCGACCATCCTGAGTGTGCAAGAGAATTCGGTTGCCGCTAAGGCCGGCTTGCAGCCCAATGACCGCATCGTGCGCGTGGATGGCATCAATAACCCGACGTGGGAGAAAGTCCTCGATGAGATGGCCATCAGTGTAGGACAACCATTCCGCTTCGATGTGCAACGCGGAAACCAGGTCCTTCCCAAACAAGTTGTGATTGCCGGCAGTGAAGTTCCGGTTTTCGATCAATTGGGCATCGCGCCCGACCAGCCCTTTAAGGTCACTGAGCTTGAACCAGATAGGCCCGCAATCAGAGCCGGCATCAAGATTGATGACGTGATCGTTGCGGTTGATCATGCTCCTTCTAACTCCTCGCATGACCTGCTCGATCGTCTTCAGCAGGTGAAGGACCAGCCAGTCACAGTGACGGTCAACCGTAATGGCAAACTCATGGATTTCAAGATGACAGCAGAACTCACCGACGACAACGGGCAACAGCGCTACCGCGTTGGTCTGCGTTCCGATCCTATGCATGCCGACCGGCTTCCGTTTTCAGCTGCGTTCGTGAAGTCGCTTGAATGGAATAAGAATGCCTCGTCGCTGATCATTGAAGTTCTGCAGAAATTATTGCGCCGCCAGGTTTCCATCCGCCAAATGTCCGGCCCCATCGGTATTGCGCAGATGTCGGGGAAGGTCGCACATGAGGGCTTTCTGCCGTTCATCGAACTCATGTGTCTCATCAGCCTTAACTTGGGGATTTTTAACCTTCTGCCTATTCCAATTCTGGATGGCGGCCTGATTCTGCTGCTGCTTGTCGAAGGGGTCATGCGGCGCGATATACGACGCGAAGTCAAAGAACGGGTTTACCAGGCTGCTTTTGTGTTTCTGATTATTTTTGCCGCGGTCGTAATTTACAACGACATTACGAAGACCGCCTTGGGTAAACTTCTGCCGCACATGTAG
- the ispG gene encoding flavodoxin-dependent (E)-4-hydroxy-3-methylbut-2-enyl-diphosphate synthase: MATIQRRKSVTVNVGGVRVGSDVPVVVQSMTNTDTADVPGTIKQVAALARSGSELVRVTVNNDAAAQAVAPIVEGLARQNIHVPIIGDFHYNGHLLLTKYPDCARALSKYRINPGNCSIGKKDDDNFKTMIEVAVKNQKPVRIGVNWGSLDQQLLTRMMDENARLPEDQMKDAREVTMEAMIESALRSAALAEKYGLRRDQIILSAKVSGVQDLVDVYRSLATRCDYALHLGLTEAGMGNKGVVASTAGLGILLQEGIGDTIRVSLTPAPGGDRSEEVVVAQQILQSLGIRSFTPQVTACPGCGRTTSTFFQEMAEQIQTYLREKMPVWKTQYSGVEEMKLAVMGCVVNGPGESKHANIGISLPGTFEEPKAPVFVDGRLMTTLKGDRIVAEFIKILDEYVDSHYSAKEQAEVAVKV; the protein is encoded by the coding sequence ATGGCAACAATTCAGCGCAGGAAGTCTGTAACCGTCAATGTCGGGGGTGTGCGTGTCGGCAGCGATGTGCCGGTTGTGGTGCAATCCATGACCAATACCGACACGGCCGATGTGCCAGGTACCATCAAACAGGTGGCGGCGCTGGCGCGCTCCGGCTCCGAACTGGTGCGCGTCACCGTAAATAATGACGCCGCCGCCCAGGCCGTGGCTCCCATCGTGGAAGGCCTGGCCAGGCAAAATATCCACGTGCCCATCATCGGAGACTTCCACTACAACGGACACCTGCTGCTCACCAAATATCCTGACTGCGCCAGGGCCCTTTCCAAATATCGCATCAACCCCGGCAACTGCAGCATCGGCAAAAAAGACGATGACAACTTCAAAACCATGATCGAAGTTGCCGTAAAGAACCAGAAGCCGGTGCGCATCGGCGTGAACTGGGGCTCGCTCGATCAGCAGCTCCTGACCCGCATGATGGATGAAAATGCCCGCCTGCCTGAAGACCAGATGAAAGACGCGCGTGAGGTCACCATGGAGGCCATGATTGAGAGCGCATTGCGCTCGGCGGCGCTGGCCGAAAAATACGGATTGCGGCGCGATCAGATCATCCTCAGCGCCAAGGTCAGCGGCGTGCAGGATTTAGTTGATGTGTACCGCTCTCTGGCCACCCGTTGCGATTATGCCCTGCACCTGGGACTCACCGAAGCCGGCATGGGAAACAAAGGCGTTGTCGCCAGCACGGCCGGCCTCGGCATCCTGCTGCAGGAAGGCATTGGCGATACCATCCGCGTTTCGCTCACTCCTGCTCCCGGCGGCGACCGCTCGGAAGAGGTAGTTGTTGCGCAGCAGATTCTGCAATCACTCGGTATCCGCAGCTTTACTCCGCAGGTCACAGCCTGCCCCGGATGCGGGCGCACCACCAGCACCTTCTTCCAGGAGATGGCGGAGCAGATCCAAACCTATCTGCGCGAAAAAATGCCGGTGTGGAAGACGCAATACTCCGGCGTGGAAGAGATGAAGCTCGCCGTCATGGGCTGCGTGGTCAATGGGCCGGGCGAATCCAAGCACGCCAATATCGGCATCTCACTGCCAGGCACATTTGAAGAACCCAAAGCGCCCGTGTTCGTAGATGGCCGGTTGATGACCACGCTGAAGGGCGATCGCATCGTCGCTGAATTCATCAAGATTCTCGATGAATATGTTGACTCGCACTACAGCGCCAAAGAACAAGCCGAAGTCGCCGTCAAAGTATAA
- a CDS encoding helix-turn-helix transcriptional regulator, whose protein sequence is MPVPSHGNGNGHPQLQIASAIRTLRQRSGLSQRQLALRMQVPRTYVSKIENEKAMPTLSSLQRLARALEVHIPDLLNGGKRTQEDEIRELLADSFIAELVPYVSKLNAMQCSSILAQIRDMTTRPRRTS, encoded by the coding sequence ATGCCCGTGCCTTCTCATGGGAACGGCAATGGACACCCACAATTACAGATTGCATCCGCGATTCGCACGCTGCGGCAGCGCAGTGGATTAAGCCAACGCCAACTGGCGTTGCGTATGCAAGTGCCGCGCACCTATGTTTCCAAGATCGAAAATGAAAAAGCCATGCCTACACTCTCATCGCTCCAGCGTTTGGCCCGGGCGCTGGAGGTGCACATCCCAGACTTGCTGAACGGCGGCAAGCGTACGCAAGAAGATGAGATCCGTGAGCTGCTGGCCGACTCGTTCATTGCCGAGCTGGTCCCTTATGTCTCCAAGCTGAATGCCATGCAATGCTCCAGCATTCTTGCTCAGATCAGGGACATGACCACACGGCCAAGGAGAACTTCTTAG
- a CDS encoding CAP domain-containing protein, with protein sequence MFLIVSSVCLAGALQNAGAQSVENNYKDADADPSSSSQLTSDESELYTLVNQERKSQNLPLFTLDDHLIIAARKHSREMAKLGKLSHKFADELALAPRLAQAGAHFDSVAENVANSDSPQSAHTEFMHSPGHRANLLNPAYNAIGIGIVEKGDQIYVTEDFSHRVPEQTTENIEAQILKQMNQVRSHSGLAAFVRGDSSQLRAAACKPGITPHAAMRYLPVEGFMVVFSQAEARDLPVQLKKVAEDPVAKHVAIGVCYPPESQQGFAMFTALVGVYK encoded by the coding sequence TTGTTCTTAATCGTCAGCAGCGTTTGCCTGGCGGGCGCATTGCAGAACGCCGGAGCCCAGAGCGTCGAAAATAATTACAAAGACGCTGACGCTGATCCTAGTTCGTCGTCGCAGCTTACCTCCGATGAAAGCGAACTCTACACTCTGGTCAATCAAGAGCGGAAGAGCCAGAACCTGCCTCTATTTACACTGGATGATCACCTGATCATCGCAGCACGCAAACATTCCCGGGAAATGGCAAAGCTGGGCAAACTCTCACACAAATTTGCTGACGAACTTGCTTTGGCGCCGCGGCTGGCGCAGGCCGGCGCCCACTTTGATTCCGTCGCGGAAAATGTCGCGAATTCTGATTCCCCGCAGAGCGCCCACACTGAATTCATGCACTCTCCCGGACATCGCGCTAACCTGCTGAATCCCGCCTACAACGCAATTGGCATTGGCATCGTGGAGAAAGGCGACCAGATTTACGTTACGGAAGATTTTAGCCATCGCGTCCCTGAGCAAACTACCGAGAACATCGAAGCCCAAATCTTGAAGCAGATGAACCAGGTCCGTTCCCACAGCGGGCTGGCTGCATTCGTGCGTGGTGATTCTTCTCAACTGCGCGCAGCCGCATGCAAGCCGGGAATCACGCCCCACGCCGCCATGCGCTATCTTCCGGTAGAGGGCTTCATGGTGGTTTTCAGCCAGGCTGAAGCCCGAGATTTACCGGTTCAATTGAAAAAAGTTGCAGAAGACCCCGTGGCGAAGCATGTTGCCATTGGCGTTTGTTATCCGCCGGAGTCGCAGCAGGGATTCGCCATGTTCACGGCCCTGGTGGGGGTGTACAAATGA
- a CDS encoding ABC transporter permease: MPLKDIVVQGWESLMRNRLRSALTMLGIVWGLVSVVILLAYGEGLGNSVFNAFLGLGNDVIMMWPGQTSMQAGGERAGRRIKFTYDDVQAVRDQVPIAKNVSAESDNGLGYKINNRVISVMTKAIEYPYGAMRKLEVEDGRYFEESDFSEGRHVVIFGADAAKKVFNGAPAVGEDVDIQGLRFEVIGVLRKKIQDSSNNCPDNQCAFIPFPLMRDVTDPPQRNPDMIVFQPVSPEQNKKTVAAVRAVLAQYHHFDPKDDKATPEWDTVEDGRELRQFTIALDVLLGLIGALTLGVGGVGVMNIMLVSVTERTREIGLRKALGARPRHILMQFLAESLVLTFVGGVIGMLLALIIAHAVPPMPLYSDMEKTLNHEGDIFLQTSTMVMVVSFAILSIVGVFSGFWPALKAARMDPIEALRYE, from the coding sequence ATGCCTTTGAAAGACATCGTGGTCCAGGGCTGGGAGTCGCTGATGCGAAACCGCCTGCGCTCGGCCTTGACCATGCTGGGAATCGTGTGGGGCCTGGTTTCGGTGGTGATCCTGCTGGCCTACGGCGAAGGACTCGGCAACAGTGTGTTCAACGCGTTCCTGGGGCTGGGAAATGACGTCATCATGATGTGGCCGGGACAGACCAGCATGCAGGCGGGCGGCGAGCGCGCCGGGCGCAGGATCAAATTTACCTACGATGATGTGCAGGCGGTCCGCGACCAGGTGCCCATTGCAAAAAACGTGAGCGCGGAATCGGACAACGGCCTGGGCTACAAAATTAACAATCGCGTAATTTCAGTGATGACCAAAGCGATTGAATACCCTTACGGAGCGATGCGCAAGCTGGAGGTAGAAGATGGGCGCTACTTCGAGGAGAGCGACTTCAGCGAAGGCCGCCACGTGGTCATCTTTGGAGCGGATGCGGCCAAAAAAGTCTTCAACGGAGCGCCCGCTGTGGGAGAAGATGTTGATATTCAGGGCCTGCGTTTCGAGGTCATCGGAGTTTTACGCAAGAAGATCCAGGATTCTTCCAATAACTGTCCTGATAACCAATGTGCTTTCATTCCGTTTCCGCTGATGCGCGACGTGACTGACCCTCCACAACGCAATCCGGACATGATCGTCTTCCAGCCGGTTTCTCCCGAGCAAAACAAAAAAACCGTGGCTGCAGTGCGGGCGGTCCTGGCCCAGTACCACCACTTTGATCCCAAGGACGACAAAGCCACTCCGGAGTGGGATACCGTTGAAGATGGCCGCGAACTCCGCCAGTTTACGATTGCTCTTGACGTATTGTTAGGCCTCATTGGCGCGTTGACCCTGGGCGTGGGCGGCGTGGGCGTAATGAACATCATGCTGGTTTCGGTGACGGAGCGGACGCGCGAAATTGGATTGCGCAAGGCCCTGGGGGCGCGTCCGCGGCATATCCTGATGCAATTTTTGGCGGAATCGCTGGTGCTGACCTTTGTCGGAGGCGTTATCGGTATGCTGCTGGCCTTGATCATCGCGCATGCGGTGCCTCCCATGCCGCTCTACAGCGATATGGAAAAGACCCTGAACCACGAAGGAGACATCTTTCTGCAAACTTCGACCATGGTCATGGTGGTTTCTTTTGCCATCCTTTCCATCGTTGGCGTCTTCTCCGGCTTCTGGCCCGCGCTGAAGGCGGCACGCATGGACCCCATTGAGGCATTGCGTTACGAGTGA
- a CDS encoding thioesterase family protein, producing the protein MSKPIIGEARLRVRYAETDKMGVVYHSHFIIWFEVGRVELLRQLGFNYRDMEIEDDCHIAVVDVRCRYKQPARYDDEIVVRTSLKNMRESLLHFGYEIARAADHALLAEGESTHIAVNSKFEKVGLPEKYKAVFAEILHRS; encoded by the coding sequence ATGAGCAAGCCAATTATCGGTGAAGCCCGTCTGCGCGTACGTTATGCCGAAACTGACAAGATGGGCGTGGTTTATCACTCCCATTTCATTATCTGGTTCGAGGTTGGGCGTGTAGAGCTGCTGCGCCAGCTCGGGTTCAACTATCGCGACATGGAAATTGAGGACGATTGCCACATTGCCGTTGTGGATGTCCGCTGCCGCTACAAGCAGCCGGCGCGGTACGATGATGAGATTGTGGTCCGCACCAGCCTGAAGAACATGCGCGAATCGCTGCTGCATTTCGGCTATGAAATTGCGCGGGCGGCTGATCATGCATTGCTGGCGGAAGGCGAGTCCACGCATATTGCCGTGAACAGCAAATTTGAGAAGGTGGGGTTGCCGGAAAAATACAAGGCAGTGTTCGCGGAAATATTGCATCGAAGTTGA
- a CDS encoding 1-deoxy-D-xylulose-5-phosphate reductoisomerase — translation MKRIAILGSTGSIGRSTLSIVESYPERFSVVSMAAGTNLEAAFADAKRWKPKIISMAKAEDAARLKAQLQSTGLDTIQVEHGSQGTVRVATHPEADFVVSAIVGVAGLEATYEAVKAGKTVGLANKECLVAAGELITAEARKQNKPLLPIDSEHNAVHQCMRGGRMEEVERVWLTASGGPFLHTPKSEFETITVEQALNHPTWKMGKRITIDSATLMNKGFEVIEACRLFHMPPEKVKVIVHPQSTIHSLVEFVDGSILAQLSVTDMRLPILYALTWPERIASDLRFPVQELKRLDFHPPDMEKFPCLRLAYEAAEAGGDKSIALNAADEVAVAAFLQGSITFLDIPRAIQQTLEETRDHHPESILEVLSVDSQARNVAAEIVGHLGKTKVISPSAALTR, via the coding sequence ATGAAACGCATTGCCATCTTAGGCTCCACCGGCTCCATTGGACGAAGCACACTCAGCATTGTCGAATCCTACCCGGAGCGATTTTCTGTCGTCAGCATGGCCGCGGGCACAAACCTGGAAGCTGCCTTCGCCGACGCTAAACGCTGGAAACCCAAAATCATCTCCATGGCCAAGGCCGAAGACGCCGCCAGGCTGAAAGCGCAGTTGCAGAGCACCGGATTGGACACAATCCAAGTCGAGCACGGATCCCAGGGGACCGTGCGCGTTGCCACGCATCCTGAAGCCGACTTCGTGGTCAGCGCGATTGTGGGCGTGGCTGGACTCGAAGCTACCTACGAAGCCGTCAAAGCCGGCAAGACTGTAGGCCTAGCCAACAAAGAATGCCTGGTGGCCGCAGGTGAACTGATTACCGCCGAAGCCCGCAAGCAGAATAAACCGCTCCTGCCCATTGATAGCGAGCACAACGCCGTACACCAGTGCATGCGCGGCGGACGCATGGAAGAAGTCGAGCGCGTCTGGCTCACTGCCTCCGGCGGGCCTTTTCTGCACACACCTAAATCAGAGTTTGAGACGATCACCGTCGAGCAGGCCTTGAACCATCCCACGTGGAAGATGGGCAAGCGGATCACCATTGACTCCGCTACTCTCATGAACAAAGGCTTTGAAGTGATTGAGGCCTGCCGTTTGTTTCATATGCCGCCCGAAAAGGTAAAAGTGATTGTGCATCCGCAATCCACGATTCATTCTCTGGTTGAGTTTGTGGATGGCAGCATTTTGGCGCAACTCTCGGTCACAGATATGCGCCTCCCGATTCTCTATGCGCTCACCTGGCCCGAGCGCATCGCCTCGGACCTGCGTTTTCCCGTGCAGGAGCTGAAGCGGCTCGATTTCCATCCGCCAGATATGGAGAAGTTCCCTTGCCTGCGTTTGGCGTATGAAGCAGCCGAAGCCGGCGGGGACAAATCCATTGCCCTCAATGCTGCCGATGAGGTAGCGGTTGCGGCCTTTCTGCAGGGTTCAATTACATTTCTTGACATTCCCAGGGCAATCCAGCAAACATTAGAAGAAACCAGGGACCATCATCCTGAATCTATACTAGAAGTGCTCTCGGTAGACTCACAGGCACGAAACGTGGCAGCTGAAATTGTGGGCCATTTAGGTAAAACTAAAGTAATCTCCCCCTCGGCGGCCCTGACACGATAA
- a CDS encoding HD domain-containing protein, translating into MEKTGQKTEINRTAAWELLCEHTQSESLRKHMLAVEACMRAYARKFRDQGTDPTADEETYGITGLLHDFDYEKYPTPAEHPFVGSKILEERGYPEEMRRAILSHAEYSNVPRVTPMEKALFACDELAGFITATALVKPSKSLAEVEAKSVRKKMKDKAFARSVSRDDITKGAAELGVDLEEHIAFCIKAMKGIAKELGLGH; encoded by the coding sequence ATGGAGAAAACAGGGCAAAAAACAGAAATCAATCGCACTGCCGCCTGGGAGTTACTCTGCGAGCACACCCAGTCAGAAAGTTTGCGCAAACACATGCTTGCGGTCGAAGCCTGCATGCGGGCCTACGCCCGCAAGTTCCGGGACCAAGGAACTGACCCCACGGCAGATGAGGAAACTTACGGCATCACCGGCCTGCTGCACGACTTCGATTATGAAAAGTATCCGACGCCGGCCGAACATCCGTTCGTGGGCAGCAAGATCTTGGAGGAGCGTGGATATCCGGAAGAGATGCGGCGCGCAATTCTCTCGCACGCCGAGTACTCCAATGTGCCGCGCGTTACTCCCATGGAAAAGGCATTGTTCGCCTGCGACGAGCTGGCAGGATTCATTACCGCAACGGCGCTCGTGAAACCGAGCAAGTCGCTGGCAGAAGTTGAGGCCAAATCGGTACGCAAGAAGATGAAAGACAAAGCCTTCGCCCGCAGCGTCAGCCGTGACGACATCACCAAAGGCGCCGCCGAACTGGGTGTGGACCTGGAAGAGCACATCGCTTTTTGTATTAAGGCGATGAAGGGGATTGCTAAGGAACTGGGATTGGGTCATTGA
- the hutH gene encoding histidine ammonia-lyase, with amino-acid sequence MQALHIDGNSLSLRDLREAVYEKRPVLLAPDARALVEKARRVVDELVANNQLAYAITTGVGKLSDVRIAPEEIRTLQINLIRSHCVGVGEPLSESETRALILLRANSLAKGYSGVRPVVIDTLCELLNRGVHPVIPSQGSVGASGDLAPLAHLALTLIGEGEANFEGKRLPGAEALKKAQITALRLEAKEAISLINGTQAMLSVGTLALSVASILVDSADVIGALSLDALHGTDAAFDERIHKARPHPGQIRTAENLRRMLQGSQIRESHRACSRVQDAYSLRCMPQVHGAVRDALTHCREVFEIEMNSAVDNPLVFTDNGAIISGGNFHGEPLAFALDFLAIALTALAGISERRLERLVNPALNEGLPPFLAAEAGLNSGFMMAQVTAAALVSENKVFAHPASVDSITTSGNKEDYVSMGMTAAIKLKKIVQNTTNVLAIEAMAAAQALDFLAPLKTSPRGQKAHSAIRKVSPSVEKDRVLAEDFVRVAEVVTAGKLVEALRD; translated from the coding sequence ATGCAAGCCCTTCATATTGACGGAAACTCTCTTTCGCTTCGCGACCTGCGCGAAGCGGTTTATGAAAAACGGCCCGTGCTGCTCGCGCCCGATGCTCGCGCCCTGGTTGAAAAGGCCCGTAGGGTGGTGGATGAACTCGTGGCCAACAACCAACTGGCCTATGCCATCACCACCGGCGTAGGCAAACTCAGCGATGTGCGCATTGCTCCTGAGGAAATTCGTACGCTGCAGATCAACCTGATTCGCTCGCACTGTGTAGGTGTTGGCGAGCCGCTCTCCGAATCAGAAACACGCGCGCTCATACTGCTGCGCGCCAACTCGCTCGCCAAAGGGTACTCCGGCGTGCGGCCAGTAGTGATTGATACTTTGTGCGAGTTGCTCAACCGAGGTGTGCATCCTGTCATCCCTTCGCAGGGCAGCGTAGGGGCCAGTGGTGACCTTGCGCCTCTAGCGCACCTGGCGCTAACTCTAATCGGCGAGGGAGAGGCAAATTTCGAAGGCAAGCGTTTGCCCGGCGCCGAGGCCTTGAAGAAAGCACAGATTACTGCGCTGCGCCTCGAAGCCAAAGAGGCCATCTCACTCATCAACGGTACACAGGCCATGCTGTCGGTTGGCACCTTGGCGCTTTCCGTCGCTTCGATTCTGGTGGATTCCGCCGATGTCATCGGCGCGCTCTCGCTCGATGCGCTCCACGGAACCGATGCTGCTTTCGATGAACGCATCCACAAGGCGCGTCCGCATCCCGGGCAGATTCGCACGGCAGAAAATCTGCGCCGCATGCTGCAAGGCAGCCAGATCCGCGAGTCGCATCGCGCCTGCAGCCGCGTGCAAGATGCTTATTCCCTGCGCTGTATGCCGCAGGTCCACGGCGCGGTGCGCGATGCGCTGACCCACTGCCGCGAGGTCTTTGAGATCGAGATGAACTCGGCCGTGGATAACCCCCTGGTTTTCACCGACAACGGCGCCATCATCTCCGGCGGCAACTTTCATGGTGAACCGCTTGCTTTCGCTCTCGATTTTCTCGCTATCGCGTTGACAGCGCTTGCAGGAATTTCCGAACGGCGGCTGGAGCGGCTGGTGAATCCTGCTCTCAACGAAGGCTTGCCGCCTTTTCTTGCCGCAGAAGCAGGATTGAACTCCGGATTCATGATGGCCCAGGTCACAGCCGCGGCTTTAGTCAGCGAAAACAAAGTATTCGCCCATCCGGCCTCGGTAGATTCGATTACGACTTCAGGAAACAAAGAAGATTATGTTTCTATGGGGATGACCGCAGCCATCAAGCTGAAAAAAATCGTTCAGAATACGACCAACGTACTGGCCATTGAAGCCATGGCCGCCGCGCAAGCGCTGGACTTTCTGGCTCCGCTGAAAACCAGCCCGCGCGGCCAGAAGGCGCATAGCGCTATCCGCAAGGTGTCGCCTTCGGTGGAGAAGGACCGCGTACTGGCAGAAGATTTTGTGCGGGTAGCGGAGGTGGTGACAGCAGGCAAATTGGTGGAAGCTCTGAGAGATTGA
- a CDS encoding isoprenyl transferase, translating to MSLTVAIPQGLDRKEAEIYSKLDLKRIPRHIALIMDGNGRWAKKRHMPRVAGHRAGVTAVRSTVETAARIGLPALTLYAFSAENWKRRPRTETGFLMALLRRYLKQELPTLQQNNIRLEYIGRKHELPTEVQERMGWARDATAENTGMVLTLALNYGARTELVDAFNDIVHAAAGNGGIGHLKIDEELIKQHLYTRNLPDPDLVVRTSGEMRLSNFLLWQLAYAEIYVTETLWPDFRGRHLLEAIAEYQQRERRYGGLLETETNN from the coding sequence GTGAGTTTGACTGTCGCCATACCGCAAGGACTTGACCGCAAAGAAGCGGAAATCTATAGCAAGCTTGATCTCAAGCGCATTCCTCGCCACATAGCTCTCATCATGGATGGCAACGGTCGCTGGGCCAAAAAGCGCCATATGCCGCGTGTCGCCGGACATCGCGCCGGTGTTACTGCCGTACGTTCCACGGTGGAAACCGCCGCCCGCATTGGCCTGCCGGCTTTGACGCTCTACGCTTTTTCTGCGGAAAACTGGAAGCGCAGGCCGCGCACGGAAACCGGATTCCTTATGGCGCTGTTGCGCCGCTATCTCAAGCAAGAGCTGCCTACGTTGCAGCAAAACAATATCCGGCTGGAGTACATCGGCCGCAAGCACGAGCTGCCCACCGAGGTGCAGGAGCGTATGGGATGGGCACGCGACGCCACTGCCGAAAATACCGGCATGGTCCTGACTCTGGCCCTCAACTACGGCGCCCGCACGGAGTTGGTTGACGCCTTCAACGATATCGTCCACGCCGCCGCGGGCAATGGCGGCATCGGACATCTTAAAATTGATGAGGAGCTGATTAAGCAGCATCTTTATACGCGGAACCTGCCCGACCCCGACCTGGTGGTCCGTACCAGCGGTGAGATGCGGCTGAGTAATTTTCTGCTCTGGCAGTTGGCCTATGCCGAAATCTACGTGACTGAAACTCTGTGGCCCGATTTCCGCGGACGTCACCTGCTTGAGGCCATTGCCGAATACCAGCAACGCGAGCGTCGTTACGGCGGCCTGCTGGAAACAGAGACCAATAATTAG
- a CDS encoding phosphatidate cytidylyltransferase, translating into MKRVLTALVLVPLVLGLLLVAPHWLFAAAIGVVAVLAADEFLLLAKGYGLKPFRKAILLFIALYFAGIALKDYSGKIAGFSDSDVFMFSVVVRVFPLLLLAMAMARENLRTSFLSAAFSYLAIPYIALTLGELVNTRRLPAGIVWLLFFLVLIWSGDILAYYIGRAFGRHPLAPRISPKKTWEGTVASFLGAIGIGFLLFEYIDPITNGLVHFMFQFEILHPRTVLQESVHLQTPALWHILLFSALINIAAQLGDLVESMVKRGADVKDSGSLLPGHGGLLDRIDALLLAAPVLWYYASNVKLTS; encoded by the coding sequence TTGAAACGTGTACTTACGGCATTGGTGCTGGTTCCGCTGGTCCTGGGGCTTTTGCTGGTTGCCCCGCATTGGTTGTTTGCGGCGGCTATCGGTGTGGTGGCGGTGCTGGCAGCAGATGAGTTCCTGCTTTTGGCCAAGGGCTACGGCCTTAAACCCTTTCGCAAAGCGATTCTTCTTTTCATTGCCCTGTATTTCGCTGGAATTGCTTTAAAAGATTATTCCGGCAAGATCGCCGGGTTTTCAGATTCCGACGTATTCATGTTCTCAGTTGTGGTCCGGGTTTTTCCTTTGCTTCTTCTCGCCATGGCGATGGCGAGAGAAAACCTGCGCACCTCTTTTCTGAGCGCGGCTTTTTCTTATCTTGCCATTCCCTACATCGCTTTGACGCTCGGAGAACTCGTGAACACGCGCCGTCTCCCGGCCGGGATTGTATGGCTCTTATTTTTTCTGGTTCTAATCTGGTCGGGCGATATTCTGGCCTACTATATTGGCCGCGCCTTCGGACGCCACCCCTTGGCGCCGCGCATCAGCCCTAAGAAAACGTGGGAAGGTACAGTGGCTTCATTCCTGGGCGCCATTGGGATAGGGTTCCTTTTGTTTGAATACATTGATCCCATTACCAACGGTTTGGTCCACTTTATGTTTCAGTTTGAAATTTTGCACCCCCGCACCGTTCTGCAGGAGAGCGTTCACTTGCAAACTCCTGCGCTTTGGCACATTCTTCTGTTCTCGGCGCTGATCAATATCGCCGCGCAGTTAGGCGACCTGGTGGAATCCATGGTGAAGCGGGGCGCCGATGTGAAAGACTCTGGATCACTGCTGCCCGGCCACGGAGGTCTGCTCGACCGCATTGACGCTCTGCTGCTGGCGGCTCCGGTGCTGTGGTACTATGCCTCCAACGTTAAACTGACGAGCTAA